From one Melospiza melodia melodia isolate bMelMel2 chromosome 6, bMelMel2.pri, whole genome shotgun sequence genomic stretch:
- the CHAC1 gene encoding glutathione-specific gamma-glutamylcyclotransferase 1 yields the protein MKRDPQLPEESAEPPPRPPLSSSSSSSPPSGQAEGAELAAPVWIFGYGSLVWRPGFEFTSRKVGFIRGYSRRFWQGDTFHRGSEKMPGRVVTLLEDCGACTWGVAYEVRGEQIAASLEYLNMREAVLGGYDTKLVKFHPQEKDAEEPILALVYIATPQNPSYLGPASEEDIAAQIIVSSGCAGHNIEYLLRLADFMRYFCPQAEDKHLFSIEEALISILPCLYYTEEPLEETASVPQKSKG from the exons ATGAAGCGCGACCCGCAGCTCCCCGAGGAGAGCGCGGAGCCGCCGCCACGCCcgcccctctcctcctcctcctcctcctcgccgccCTCGGGGCAGGCGGAAGGCGCGGAGCTGGCGGCCCCGGTGTGGATCTTCGGATACGGCTCGCTGGTGTGGAGGCCGGGCTTCGAGTTCACGTCGCGCAAGGTGGGCTTCATCCGCGGCTACAGCCGCCGCTTCTGGCAGGGGGACACCTTCCACCGCGGCAGCGAGAAGATG CCCGGGCGGGTGGTGACGCTGCTGGAGGACTGCGGG GCATGCACGTGGGGTGTAGCCTATGAGGTCCGTGGGGAGCAAATCGCTGCATCGCTCGAGTATCTCAACATGCGAGAAGCTGTCCTGGGAGGCTATGACACCAAGCTGGTGAAGTTCCACCCTCAGGAGAAAGATGCAGAGGAACCCATCCTGGCTCTTGTTTACATTGCAACACCCCAGAACCCTTCCTACCTTGGCCCAGCATCTGAAGAAGACATTGCAGCTCAAATCATTGTCTCAAGTGGTTGTGCTGGTCACAACATAGAGTACTTGCTGAGACTGGCAGACTTTATGCGCTACTTCTGTCCTCAAGCAGAGGATAAACATCTCTTCTCCATCGAAGAGGCTCTTATCTCCATCCTTCCTTGTCTATACTACACAGAGGAGCCTCTAGAAGAAACTGCAAGCGTCCCTCAGAAATCTAAGGGTTGA